A window of Thunnus thynnus chromosome 17, fThuThy2.1, whole genome shotgun sequence contains these coding sequences:
- the LOC137168251 gene encoding hemoglobin subunit beta-2-like has translation MVEWTDFERAAIQDIFAKMDYESVGPAALARCLVVYPWCQRYFGNFGNLYNAEAIMANPMIAKHGTTILHGLDRAVKNMDNIKATYAELSVLHSEKLHVDPDNFKLLADCLTIVVASKLGKDFTADVQEAFQKFLAVVVSSLGRQYH, from the exons ATGGTCGAGTGGACAGACTTCGAGCGCGCCGCCATCCAGGACATCTTCGCCAAGATGGACTATGAGTCTGTGGGCCCTGCAGCTCTTGCCAG gTGTCTGGTCGTCTACCCCTGGTGCCAGAGGTATTTCGGCAACTTTGGAAACCTCTACAACGCCGAAGCCATCATGGCTAACCCCATGATTGCAAAGCATGGAACAACTATCCTCCACGGTCTGGACCGGGCTGTGAAGAACATGGACAACATCAAGGCCACTTATGCTGAGCTGAGCGTGCTGCACTCCGAGAAACTGCACGTGGACCCTGATAATTTCAAG ctgctggctgactGCCTGACCATTGTGGTTGCTAGCAAACTGGGCAAAGACTTCACTGCAGATGTTCAAGAAGCTTTCCAGAAGTTCCTGGCGGTGGTTGTGAGCTCCCTGGGAAGGCAGTACCACTAA